The genomic interval AAGAGAAGATAATAGCCGCTGCACAGCAATACGGCGTAGCTGACCGGGTGAAGGTGCTGGGAAGCATCCCGAGCCAGGATAGATACTGGTATTACCACCATTGCACAGCATTTGCATTTCCATCGCTTGCGGAAGGCTTCGGCCTGCCTGTTGTAGATGCTATGAGTGAAGGCAAACCCTGCTTTCTCTCCGATAAGACCAGCCTGCCAGAAGTAGGAGGTCCCCTGTGTTATTATTTTCACGACTTTGCAGCGCCATATATGCAGCAGGTGTTTAAAGACGGAATGCAGCATTTCAATGACACAAATCCTGTTACCGCTATGAAGGAAAGGGCGGACTCCATGACTTTTGATCATGCAGTAAAAAATTACTTACAGGTTTATCGTAGTCTGTACTAACTTATCCTACTTTTATATATGCATCGTATCGGTTTAGACTTCGAGAAATTAAAATATCCGCATAATGGTCTGTACACCTTCTGTATACAGCTTGGCCAGCGCCTGCTGCAACTGAAGGCAGACGACGAACAACTGTGCTATTATCTGCCTGCCGGTTTCAATGAGTTTAAAGGCGATTTTAAAAAGATGCCTTACAAATGGTATCACCGATACGCTTTCAACCCGTCCGAAATGGATATCTGGCATGCAGTACATCAGACAGGTAATGTGTGGCCGCGTAAGCAGGCAAAGAAGACCATTCTTACTATCCATGACCTTAACTTTCTTTTTGAACCTAACAAAAGTAAAGCAGAGAAAAGCAGGTCACTGCAAGCTATACAACGCCAGGCAGATGAAACAGATCGTATCGTAGCCATCTCTCAATTCACGCTGAATACTATACAGGAATATATCAAGGTGCCTAAAAGTAAATGCAGCATCATCTACCAGGGTTCTGAAATAAAAGAATTCACAGGCTTTGATGCACCGCAATACAGGCCCGCTGTTCCATTCTTGTTCTCCATCGGTATGATACTGCCGAAAAAGAATTTTCATGTATTGCCCAGGCTGCTGGAGCATAATGATTACGAATTACTGATAGCAGGAAAGACACAGGGAGATTACTTCAGGAAGATAGAAGAGGAGGCTGCAAAATATGGTGTAAGCTCCCGTGTTAAGTTGCTCGGTAGCATCAGCGATGAGGAGAAATACTGGTACTATAAAAATTGTAAAGCCTTTATGTTCCCCTCTGTAGCAGAAGGATTTGGCGCGCCTGTTGTAGAAGCGATGCATTTCGGCAAGCCTGTTTTCCTCTCAGACAAAACCAGCTTACCAGAAATAGGCGGAGATGCCGCATATTATTTTAAGCAGTTCGACAATGAACATATGCAACAGGTATTAGAGCAGGGATTGACGCATTATGCATCAAACAACCCCGCTGGCGCCATACAGCAACATGCTCAGAAATTCAGTTGGGACACTAACGCAAGAGAGTATATGAAATTATACAGAAGCCTGTATTAAAAATACATCGGCCGGGAATCAGTAAAAGGGAAACATGATTAGCCCCTTTACTGATTCCTGGTTTAGATAATCTTATAATTCCTGTAATCGAATAAACGTTTACCCGTCTTCTTTTCTATCCAATACAGGATACGATCTTTAAAAGAGAATTTCTTCCGGCTGATATCATGTGTGAACTGCCAGTTCTTCTTTCTGATCCGCTCTTTCATCACTTCAGGATGTGTGCCTTTGAAAGGCGCCAGCGAGTCTACTTCACCATAGTCAAATTGTGCTATAGGCACGCGGCTGCTGACCTGTTCTTCATTAGCACCATGGTATAAGTGAAACGAGTTGTTCAGTTTTTTTGCCTGTATTTCCGGGTCTTTCACCCATCCGTAATGATACATACTTGCATTTACACGCTTTACATGCAATTTCTCTCCTTCCTTTCTAAACCCTTGCGCATCGCGGTAAGAGGAGATACGCTTATCGTTGCGGATCACTCTGATCTCATGCTGATACCAGGTACGTGAATCGCCGATATAGTCATAGCTGCCAAAGAAGTGTACATACTTAAACAACAATCCTTCTACACGCTTGTCACCCAGGTATTCCTGCATGGCCGCACGAATAGCAGGATAATCCTGTTCATGCACTACCTCATCTGCCTGTATATAGAACGCCCAGTCAGCATCAGGGCTGACATGTGCAAATGCTTTGTCTGTCTCTACGGCAAGGATGCGACCTCCTTCCTTTAACGAATCGTCCCATACCGAGTGGGTGATCTTAATTTTAGGAGAGCCGATGGATTGGATCAGTTCCAGGGTACCATCATCACAATTACCCACGCTGACAATCACTTCATCGCACAAAGGCAGAATGGAGCTGATTGCTGCGATCACCGGATAATCATACTTTACCGCATTTCGAACAAAAGTGAACCCCGATACTTTCATATGAGAGATATAATGGTTGCGAAGATATATAATCAATAATGAATTACGTAATTTAGATGCATGCATCAGCCCCTCTTATCTTCCTTACTGAACAAAGACCTCAAGGCCCTTGCAAGAAGTATTTCACTTGTTGAAAACGAGGTTACCGGCTATCAACAGTTGCTGGAAGCACTTCCGGCAAGCAGTAATACCCGGGTAATAGGAATTACCGGCCCTCCGGGGGCAGGGAAAAGCACACTCGTGAATGCGCTGATTACATTCCTCCTGGGCCAGGACAAAAGGATCGCGATCATTGCCGTTGATCCCTCTTCACCTTTCAACTACGGCGCTTTACTGGGCGACCGCATCCGCATGGGGCAACATTTTAACAACCAGCAGGTATTCATCCGTTCCATGGCCAGCAGAGGCGCATTGGGAGGCCTCAGCCCGAAGATCATCGAGGTAAGCGACCTGGTAAAGGCTGCCGGGTTCGACTATCTCTTTATTGAGACGGTGGGCGTAGGGCAGAGTGAAGTGGAAATTGCCGGCATTGCCGACACAACGGTGGTAGTAGTAGTGCCTGAAGCTGGAGATGAGATACAAACTATGAAGGCAGGGCTTATGGAAATAGCTGACATCTTCGTGGTGAATAAAGCGGACAGGGATAATGCAGACGAATTTGTGAAAAATCTCAGGTTGCTGGCCCACAGCCGGCATAAAGAAGACTGGGAGATCCCTGTACTTAAAACTATCGCAACAAGAGAAGAAGGATTGGCTTCACTGGTAAATGCGATTACCGGCCACCAGCAACAGGTACAAAGTAACCGTCAGCATCATGCCTTACTACTGGCAGAAAAAGCCTACCAGTTATTACAACACAGGCGAATGAAAGATGTTAACCGCCGTGCGCTGCAGCAGCAGATATTGCAACAGATGACTACCGGTGTATTCAACCTATACCGGTTTGTGAATACTTACTAGCCTTTAAGATTACGTATCTTTGCAGTGTGTTAAGATATCCTACATATCAAATCTCCATCGCTTATGCTGTATTCCACTATGCAGCGGGAAATGACGAATCCTGGATAAAAGGCAGGAGCATGCTGTAACATCATTCAGCGGCACTACACCTGCGGCTGCCCGATGAACATGACAGCAGACATCTCACAACAACACCATTACCATAATAAAACGTAAACGCATATTCCGGATTGCAAGGTTGCTGATAAAGCATTATAGACGGAATGATTATTTCATTGCTATTATGCGGTGGAATGAATCGTAGTACAAAGAAGCGATCTCCGGGAGGCAATCATCCAAACGGGATACATGCAATTTTAAATCATTTAAAACTCATTCATCATGGCCTGGATATTCCTGATTATCGGTGGTTTATTTGAAATCGGCTTTACCATCTCTCTAAAATATTCCGAGAACTTTACACGGCTCTGGCCATCTGTTGGCTTCTTTGCCTGCATCTCTCTCAGCTTTTTATTCCTGAACAAGGCCATTACCAGCGGGCTACCTATCGGCACATCCTATGCTGTCTGGACGGGCATTGGCGCTGCCGGCACCGCTATTGCAGGGATTCTGCTCTTTAAAGAGCCAGCAGCCTTCTGGCGCTTGTTTTTCCTGTTTATGCTGATAGCATCAATTATAGGTTTGAAGGTATTTGCGGACTAATACAGCAAGCCTCAGGAGATTTTTTCGGGTAGCACAGCCGGCTGTGCTACCTTCTTTTTTGCCAGCAGGAATACTACCAGGTAGGCAGCAGTACATCCACAGATAACCGGCAACAGTGCATTCATGATATGGGTAGTTTCTATGGCGAAAAAGACAGCGGCAGGCAAGACCCTGTTTCCTCCGGCAAACATTGCCGTCATTCCCACTAAAGCTGCCAGTGCAAAATTCAGATGTACGGCGGGGAACATGAATTGCAGCAGGAAGGTAACAAACAGGCCCAATGCGCCTCCGGATACCAATAATGGCGCAATCGTTCCTCCGGGAATACCACTTCCCACAGCAATGCTCATCAGCACTAATTTTCCTGCTGCCATCACCACCAGGAACTGAAGAGTTACCTGCCCCAGCAACAAACTGTCGATATGCTCATAACCCGCCCCAAGGACCTCCGGAGCGAAATACCCCAGCAGACCGGTGATAAAGGCGCCTGCCACAGGCCACCACAATTTATCAAATGGCAATTTCTGAAACAGGTTAGCCATTCCGTTGATCATCTTTTTCGCCAGTGCGGCCACCAATCCAACCAGTAAGCCGGTAGCAGTATATCCCAGTAATGCAGGCACACCTGCCTTCGCGACTTCGGGCATCATAAACACCGGATCGCTGCCTGTCAGCCAGTAATGCAGGAGCATTCCTGTGCCCCCACCCAGTACAACGGTCGTAATGCCTATCCAGCTCAATTCCACTATCAATAATTCTATAATGAGGGCGATGGCCGCCAATGGGCTGCCAAAAAGAAAAGCTATACCACCTGACATAGCAGCCGCGGCCAATATCTGTTTCTCCCGGGCACGGCCTTTCCGAACCTGACCTGCCACCCCAAGAGGCAGGTCTGCCACAGCACCTTCCAATCCCAGTGGAATACCTGCATTAACGGAAAGGATACTCTGTACAGGTTTGAATAATTGCCTTGTTTTGTCACCTGCGTAACGCAGGAAAACAGATATGACGAGGAGAGCAATTACAGGTACCAGCAGTACCATCGGGTCATGCTCATCCAGATCGCGGGTCATACCGGGCAATCCACAATAAGTCTGCAGCGCCTGCATTGCCATGATAAGCCCTTTCGTGATCATAGCAGCCGCTGTTGCTACTATCACTGACAAACCAAGCAATATGGCCGCAATTCTTCCAGAGATATGGTTCGCAGTGATTGTTGCTTCCATATTTGCAGGAGCCGTTACCGGGATGCCTCCTCTGATAAATAATTGGAAAATGCCTTTCATGCCGTCGGTTTAAACGCTCAATTTACATATTCCCCCTGAGGAACAACTGCTGTATAATTATTGCACAACTATGTTAATTGGAAGTTAATGTATGGAAGCAGAGGATCAATAGTTTATTTTTAAAATTAATTTATTAATAAGTGGTATAAAAAAGATTAGTATTATTCTTCCGGCAACCGCTTATCCGTTTTAGCACTGGTAAATAAGATGTTAAATATTTCCCCAGTTTTTTACCGTTGCTACTTTTGTATCCTACCTGATCCATTACTTGATTCACTATATTCTATGACCTTAAACTGAATGCACTACTATGGAGGTTGCTATCTTTGACACCTACGTAAAACGTCGCGAGGGCGGTTATATGCACTTCGACATCATCGTATCCGCCGATACCAATTATGAGAATGTGCTCACATTTGGCAATGCATATCTCAAGTCTAAATCAATTGAAAAGCAATCTGTTTCTTCCAGGGACTGCCGGTTCTGCCATGTACAGGAAATGATTCCTATCTGGGAACAGAACATCCGGCAACAGGGCTACCACATTTATGAGATGGAAGGCTGCAGATAACAAACAGTCTCAAACCGTATCCCAATAAGAACATGAAAGGAGGTCTGGCATAAAACCAGACCTCCTTCTTATTTTGATATCTTTATCGGAATCTAAAATGATGCGTTATTCCTCACGGTTACTTCTCCAGTGTCTGAACACCATTATACCGATGATCACCAGTGGTGTAGCAGCCAGCATCAGGATACCATTATTCAGGCCTTTTGCGGGCCCTTCTCCCAGCTGCTGTGCTGTTTTCGTACAAAGCGAGCACTGCGCCATGGCCTGTACACCGAAACACAACATTATCACCAATAACTGAACAATCTTTTTCATACAGTAAATTTAAGCATTCCTGTCATTTCCTGTTATCATCTCTCAATAGTAGGGAGATATCATCACATAAACGATCACACCGGTGATAGCCACATAAAACCAAATCGGCCAGGTGATACGCGCTATCTTCTTATGCTTTACAAAGTCTGACTGGAATCCGCGCAGCAGCGTAAACAGTACCAATGGTACAATAACAATCGCCAGCAGGATATGCGTCAGCAGAATAAAATAGTAAACATACGCGCTACCACCTACCAACGCTTTCTCTGCAGCATCTACCACATGGTCGTGGTTATTATCGCCATACTTTGTACTCTCAGTAAAGAAGTGGTAAGTAACATAAGAAACAAGGAATAATGCCGACAGCGCTACCGCTATCAGGTTGGTTGTCTTATGCGCTTTGATATGCCCTCTGCGGATAAAATACAGGCTGGCCAGCAGCAACACTGCTGTAGCCGAGTTTAATATCGCATGGAACAGGGGAAGTATCTGTACATTGAAGCCGAGTTCAATATTCGGGCGTGGCAGGTAGAATAAAATTGCCACCACCACGGGTATTACTATTGAGACAATAGCAATCGGCAGGTTAAGATTTTTACTCTTGATATCCATAGCTGTGATTGGGGGCGTTGTGGTACCCCACATAAACTATTCTGTTTTTGAAAAAAGCCGTTTCAGTAACCCCGGCCTGTGCTTGTCTTTTTCCAAATGCAGTACTGCAATGTCATTCGCACATCTGCGTACAGCATTAGAATCCAATCCATCGTAATATCCGCGGATATGGTGATCTTTATCCAGCAACACCAGCTTTTCGGTATGAATGAAATCATCCGGTCCACCGTCACCCTGGGTCACACTCACAAATACCTCGTTCCTCGCCCAGTCATAAATGTCTTTCTTCGCACCAGTTACCAGCCACCAGTTATCAGGGTTGATATCATGTTTTACGCCATACATGCGTAACTGCTCAGATGAATCCCTTTCAGGATCTACTGTCAGCGATATCATCTGTAATAAAGTGTCGTTCTTGATGTAAGCCTGTTGTATCTTTTCCAGGTTCGCCATCATTTTCGGGCATATGCTGGGGCAGGAAGTGAAGAAGAAGTTGACCAGTATGACCTTGCCGGGTAGGTCTTTCAGGCCTACCTGCTGGCCCATCTGGTTAGTGAAGCTGAAATCTTTTACCACATGGAATGTGGTATCATATGTGGCAGTGCCGTTCTTTGTTATTGTGTCTACCTTTTCAGGTATGTAGTAGCGGGGGATAGGTACAACATCCTTACTGTAATGATCTACTATCAGGTATCCCGTCAATGGCACCAATACTGCCAGCATCAATCCTATAAGTCCTCTCCTGGTAATGGCCTGAAGTTTTAAATGGTCAGATAAAATTTACGCTTTACAAATACTGCTATATGAATAGAGCAGCACCTGTAAAGCGTAATATATAAAGTTGTTTTAGTGATGTGCCGGCTCGTTGGTAATATGCGTAGCTGGAGCTGCAGGCGTACCCGGAGCCAGGTTCTTGCGCATATTTTTCCATGAATCACCATCTGCCAGGAAGGCAATGATGAACCATACGAACAGTAACAAAGGCATCAGGATGGTCATTACCAGGTTCCTGATCTCATGACGTAAGTGCATGAACTCAGCTACGATAAAGAACGCCTTTACGAGCGTCAACGTCACGAATATACCATTCAGCGCCCATCTTGCCATGAAGTCGTATTCCAGGTAAAGGAATGCCAGACCTACTTCAAATACGGTGATCGCTAATAATATCCAGAACGTCTTCCAGATCGATTTGGTAGAAGAATCATGTGCATGCTCCTCGTGCGCTACTCCTGTATGTGTATGTTCCATTAGTTTTTTCTTTTTAAAATTCCAGATTACAAATACTTACCGGCCTCAGATCAGAGCAGGTAGAAACAGGTGAATACGAATACCCATACCAGATCTACAAAGTGCCAGTATAAACCAACCTTCTCAACCATTTCGTAGTGGCCTCTTTCTTCGTAAGTACCTTTCAGCACATTAGCCAGGATGATAATGTTCAGCACCACACCCGAAGTTACGTGCAAACCGTGGAAACCTGTGATGGTGAAGAAGAAGTTGGTGAAGTTAGTAGAAGCAACAGTTCCGTCAGCATTCAGGAAAGGGTTGCGGCCCCACCATGCACCTGCTTCGTGTAAGTGCGTCCATTCCCATGCCTGACAGGACAGGAAAGCAATACCGCCCAGGATAGTCCATGACATCCATTTCACTACAGCCTTACGGTCTCTCATGTGGCCAGCGTGTACAGCCAATACCATTGTTACAGAGCTCATGATCAGGATGAAGGTCATCAAGCTCACAAATACCAGTGGCAGATCTGTGTGTCCCATTCCAGGGAACGCGTGGAACACCTCATTGGGATCAGGCCAGGAAGTGCTCATGAAGCGGATCGTACCGTATGATATCAGCAATGCTCCAAAAGTAAAAGCATCTGACATCAGGAAGTACCACATCATCAACTTTCCGTAGCTCACATTAAAAGGAGAATGTCCCCCGGACCACCATTTTTTCTTCGCTGTAACTGCTGTATCCATTGTTTGTTTTGTAATTAATTTTTAGAAAGTTTATCTGGCAACACTCAGAAATATCAACAGGTAAATCCATAACCCATCCACGAAATGCCAATATGTGGCTGCTACTTCTATCGGAACCGCACTATAAGTGCGTACCCTGGTACGGAAGGCCCTGCCAAACATGATCAGCAGTGCTACAACACCACCCAGCACGTGTAACAGGTGTACACTTACTATGACATAAATGAAGGATACTGATGCCGGTCCGTTTAGAGGAAGCCCCATATCATTCATTTGTTTGAAACCAACCCACTGACACACGGCAAACGCTACTCCCAGAATTGCGGTTAGCGTGATCAGCTGTTTGTACCGCTGCATATTCCTGTTACGGAACTGCTTTACCGCCATCTGTATGGTTGCACTGCTGGTCAGAATAACAGCAGTGGAGATCCAGAAGATAAACGGTAGCTGGAAGGTGAACCAGTTTGCCTGCGCACGCTTTACTACATAAGCACTCGTAAACCCGATGAACATCATGGTAATGCTACCCATAGCTATCCATAGGGAATATTTATGCGGATGTATTTTTTTTCGTTGTAAGCTCATTGCGTCCATCTCTCCTTGTTTCAAAAATTGACTATCCGATCTTATCAAAGAGTAATGCAAACTCCATGACCATCAGATAAATATATGAACCAAACATCAGCTTTCTGGCAGCCGGTACATCACATTTTCTGTAGAGGTTAAACGCCCGGTACAGGAAGAATAATGTTACCAGTAATACCACGATCGCAGAAACCGGGCCACTGATATGCAGATAATAAGGTAATAAACCTGCAGGTATCAATAACAGTGTGTAAAGCACTGCCTGTAATGCGATCAGCTTGTTAGGTTCTCCGCCGGCAGGTAACAGTTTGAAACCAGCCCTTGTGTAGTCTTTATACCCAATCCAGGCGATGGCCCAGAAATGCGGGAACTGCCACAGGAACTGGATAGCAAATAATGCCCATCCGCCTTCACCTATTGCATTGGCACCTCCGGCCCATCCGATGAGCAGGGGTAATGCACCTGGTACAGCTCCCACCAGCACAGCCAGTGAGTTCCATTTCTTCCAGGGTGTATATACGAATCCGTACAACACCAGGGACAACAGGCTCAGTCCTGCACACAGCAGGTTGAAACCCAGGGCCAGGATCACCAGTCCGGATGCACCTGTCACAATAGCCAATATGATAGCTTCTGTATCAGACATCCGGCCGGCAGGTAAAGGGCGTACGGCTGTACGCGCCATTAGCTTATCCGTTTCTTTCTCCAGCAGCTGGTTAATAGTGTTGGCAGAGCCGGACACCAGTAAGCCACCGGCAAATAAAGTAAGAACTTTTATCAGATTGAACCCGATTCCCGGCACCAGCAGATATCCCACAACACTTGAAAACACAACCATGATGGTGAGATTAAACTTCATTAACTGAGAGTAATCCTTCACCTTACTGGCTACTGCATACGATGTCGACAATTTTATCGAGTTTTCTCTTATCATTTCTTCAGCTCATTCCTACAGACAATCAGCCTGTAGTTTGCCCAAAAATTCAACTAATTAATGACCTTCTTTCTCTTCCTCTGGTGACAATGGTACAGTCTGCGGTACGAAATCCTTACCGTTCTTGCTGTAGTCATATGCCCAACGGTATACTTCAGGAATTTCACCGATCCAGTTACCGTGACCAGGGTTGATTGGCGTAGTCCATTCCAGTGTAGTAGCGCTCCATGGGTTAGTAGAAGTAACTTTTCTACCCTTGAAGATGCTATAGAAGAAGTTGGCTACGAACAGCAGCTGTGCAGCAAATACCAGGATCACTACTATGCTGATGAAGTGGTTCAGATCAGTAAACTGTTTGAATGATTCCCAGCTGGAGTAGTCATAGTACCTTCTTGGCATACCCGCCATACCTTCATAGTGCATAGGCCAGAAGATCAGGTAAGCGCCGATCAGGGTGATCCAGAAGTGAATATAAGCCACTGTGCTGTTCAGGTAACGACCAAACATCTTAGGGAACCAGTGGTATACACCGGCGAATGTACCGAAGAACGCAGATACACCCATTACGATGTGGAAGTGCGCAATTACGAAGTATGTATCGTGCAGGTGAATATCGATAGAGGAGTTACCCAGCCAGATACCGGTCAGACCACCAGAGATGAATGTGCTTACGAAACCGATAGCGAACAGCATACCAGGCGTAAAGCGCAGGTTACCTTTCCAGATAGTGGTCAGCCAGTTGAACACCTTGATGGCAGATGGTACGGCGATCAATAACGTTAACAGTACGAAGAAAGCACCCAGGAACGGATTCAGACCCGTTACGAACATATGGTGCGCCCATACCAGGAACGCCAGGATAACGATCGCGAACATAGAACCCACCATCGCGAGGTAACCGAAGATCGGCTTGCGGGAGTTAACCGCCAGGATCTCAGATACCATACCCATTGCAGGCAGGATAATAATATATACCTCAGGGTGACCGAGGAACCAGAACAAGTGCTGATACAGGATAGCGCTACCACCTTCGTTAGGCAGTGCTTTACCGGCAACGAACAGCTCGCTCAGGTAGAAGCTGGTACCTGCGTGACGGTCAAACAGCAGCAGGATAAAACCAGATAATAATACAGGGAAGGAAAGTACACCCAGTACGGCAGTGAAGAAGAAGCTCCAGATAGTCAGCGGCATCTTCGTCATGGTCATACCTTTAGTACGCATATTCAGGATAGTGGAAATATAGTTCAGACCACCCAGCAGCTGCGAAACAACGAACAGTGCCATACTGATCAGCCATAAGTCCATACCTATTTTAGAACCGATTGAAGCATCTCCCAGTGCACTCAGTGGAGGATAAGCTGTCCAACCACCGGAAGCAGGACCTGTCTGCACAAACAGGGAAGCCATCATCACCACACTGGCGAGGAAGAATGCCCAGTAGCTCATACAGTTCATCAGGGGAGAAGCCATATCGCGGGCGCCTACCTGCAGAGGAATCAGCAGGTTGGAGAAAGTACCGCTCAAGCCGGCTGTTAATACAAAGAATACCAATATGGTACCATGCATGGTTACCAATGCATAGTAAGCTTCAGGAGTAATACGTCCACCTTTAGCCCAGTGACCCAGGATGCTTTCCAGCCAGGGGAAAGTAGCATCCGGGAAACCCAGTTGCAAACGGAACAGTACAGAGAAGAAAGCACCTATGATAGCCC from Chitinophaga filiformis carries:
- a CDS encoding cbb3-type cytochrome c oxidase subunit I; the protein is MSNEATLHSQELIHGAHAHDHGHDDHDHHHEGNFISKYVFSLDHKTIAKQFLITGIIWAIIGAFFSVLFRLQLGFPDATFPWLESILGHWAKGGRITPEAYYALVTMHGTILVFFVLTAGLSGTFSNLLIPLQVGARDMASPLMNCMSYWAFFLASVVMMASLFVQTGPASGGWTAYPPLSALGDASIGSKIGMDLWLISMALFVVSQLLGGLNYISTILNMRTKGMTMTKMPLTIWSFFFTAVLGVLSFPVLLSGFILLLFDRHAGTSFYLSELFVAGKALPNEGGSAILYQHLFWFLGHPEVYIIILPAMGMVSEILAVNSRKPIFGYLAMVGSMFAIVILAFLVWAHHMFVTGLNPFLGAFFVLLTLLIAVPSAIKVFNWLTTIWKGNLRFTPGMLFAIGFVSTFISGGLTGIWLGNSSIDIHLHDTYFVIAHFHIVMGVSAFFGTFAGVYHWFPKMFGRYLNSTVAYIHFWITLIGAYLIFWPMHYEGMAGMPRRYYDYSSWESFKQFTDLNHFISIVVILVFAAQLLFVANFFYSIFKGRKVTSTNPWSATTLEWTTPINPGHGNWIGEIPEVYRWAYDYSKNGKDFVPQTVPLSPEEEKEGH